A genomic segment from Ciconia boyciana chromosome 5, ASM3463844v1, whole genome shotgun sequence encodes:
- the HSPA12B gene encoding heat shock 70 kDa protein 12B, whose translation MAMLLEPGMQSLRMGANGERCPTPSPPGSPGTPHDGCSIAPLTPSQSPRSEARSQQTPSFAVVVAIDFGTTSSGYAFSFSSDPEAIHMMRKWEGGDPGVANQKTPTSLLLTPEGIFHSFGYTARDYYHDLDPEEARDWLYFEKFKMKIHSTSDLTMKTELEAVNGKKMQALEVFAHALRFFKQHAVQELKDQCPSLPERDAIRWVITVPAIWKQPAKQFMREAAYKAGLVSPENPEQLLIALEPEAASIYCRKLRLHQLIDLSCKPPANGLAPDHAIDSSFRQAREQLRRSRHSRTFLVESGVGELWSEMQAGDRYIVADCGGGTVDLTVHQIEKPQGTLKELYKASGGPYGAVGVDLAFEKLLCHIFGEDFIATFKAKRPAAWVDLTIAFEARKRAAAPSRASPLNISLPFSFIDFYRKHRGQNVETALKKSNVNFVKWSSQGMLRMSSEAMSELFQPTISQIIKHIDDLLKKPEVQGIKFLFLVGGFAESAMLQRAVQAAFGPTCRVIIPQDVGLTILKGAVLFGLDPTIVRVRRSPLTYGVGVLNKFVEGKHPREKLLVKEGKNWCTDIFEKFVSVDQSVALGEVVQRSYCPARPGQRKTIINIYCCATDDVVYITDPGVRKCGTISLELEALGDAGSPARGRREIRASMQFGDTEIKVTAMDISTSKTVRATIDFLSN comes from the exons gtgccaacGGCGAGCGGTGCCCCACGCCGTCCCCTCCCGGCTCCCCGGGGACGCCCCATGACGGCTGCAGCATCGCCCCGCTGACGCCCTCCCAGTCGCCG AGGAGCGAGGCTCGCTCCCAGCAAACCCCTTCCTTCGCCGTGGTGGTGGCCATCGACTTCGGCACCACGTCCAGCGGCTACgccttcagcttctccagcGACCCCGAGGCCATCCATATGATGAG GAAATGGGAAGGAGGGGACCCGGGGGTGGCCAACCAGAAGACCCCCACCAGCCTCCTGCTGACGCCGGAGGGCATCTTCCACAGCTTCGGCTACACTGCCAGGGACTACTACCACGACCTGGACCCCGAGGAAGCCCGCGACTGGCTCTACTTCGAGAAGTTTAAGATGAAGATTCACAGCACCAGT GACCTCACCATGAAAACTGAACTAGAAGCTGTCAACGGGAAGAAAATGCAAGCGCTGGAGGTGTTTGCCCACGCGCTCCGCTTCTTCAAGCAGCACGCCGTGCAG GAGCTGAAGGACCAGTGCCCGTCCCTGCCGGAGAGAGATGCCATCCGCTGGGTCATCACCGTGCCCGCCATCTGGAAGCAGCCGGCCAAGCAGTTCATGCGGGAGGCTGCCTACAAG GCTGGTTTGGTGTCCCCGGAGAACCCGGAGCAGCTGCTGATCGCGCTGGAGCCCGAAGCCGCCTCCATTTATTGCAGAAAACTTCGCCTCCACCAGCTGATCGACCTGAGCTGCAAACCCCCGGCCAACGGGCTGGCGCCGGACCACGCCATCGACTCCAGCTTTCGGCAGG CCCGAGAGCAGCTCCGACGGTCCCGCCACAGCCGTACCTTCCTGGTGGAGTCGGGAGTGGGAGAGCTCTGGTCGGAAATGCAGGCAG GTGACCGCTACATCGTGGCGGACTGCGGCGGTGGCACGGTGGACCTCACCGTGCACCAGATCGAGAAGCCGCAGGGGACGCTGAAGGAGCTGTACAAAGCCTCAG ggggtccctatggggccGTGGGGGTGGACTTGGCCTTCGAGAAGCTGCTGTGCCACATTTTCGGGGAGGATTTCATCGCCACCTTCAAAGCCAAGCGCCCTGCCGCCTGGGTGGACCTGACCATCGCCTTCGAGGCTCGCAAGCGGGCGGCAGCCCCCTCCCGCGCCAGCCCCCTCAACatctccctgcccttctccttCATCGACTTCTACCGCAAGCACCGGGGCCAGAACGTGGAGACGGCCCTCAAGAAGAGCAA cgTCAACTTTGTGAAGTGGTCGTCCCAAGGGATGCTGCGGATGTCCTCGGAGGCCATGAGCGAGCTCTTCCAGCCCACCATCAGCCAGATCATCAAACACATTG atGACCTCCTGAAGAAGCCGGAGGTCCAAGGCATCAAATTCCTCTTCCTGGTGGGGGGCTTCGCGGAGTCGGCCATGCTGCAGCGCGCCGTCCAGGCGGCCTTCGGCCCCACCTGCCGCGTCATCATCCCCCAAGACGTGGGGCTGACCATCCTCAAAGGGGCCGTGCTCTTCGGCCTCGACCCCACCATCGTCCGCGTCCGCCGCTCCCCCCTGACCTACGGCGTGGGGGTGCTCAACAAGTTCGTGGAGGGGAAGCACCCGCGGGAGAAGCTGTTGGTGAAGGAAGGCAAGAACTGGTGCACCGACATCTTCGAGAAGTTCGTCTCCGTCGACCAGTCCGTGGCGCTGGGGGAGGTGGTCCAACGCAGCTactgcccggcccggccgggccaGCGCAAGACCATCATCAACATCTACTGCTGTGCCACCGACGACGTGGTCTACATCACCGACCCCGGCGTGCGCAAGTGCGGCACCATCAGCCTGGAGCTGGAGGCGCTGGGCGATGCCGGCAGCCCGGCGCGCGGCCGCCGCGAGATCCGCGCCAGCATGCAGTTCGGGG